One genomic segment of Desulfovibrio sp. UCD-KL4C includes these proteins:
- a CDS encoding HAMP domain-containing sensor histidine kinase produces MISEVNYSIKSKLFIVVCLVAMICVTLPLGLSYYHLKADLMGDARQSAQQSLELAQRLYRKTGNINASDRISEVSHLIGEEIAFFSADGKTISGASWVNPKWDVLTREEVRGAKSDGIGFHISFDSTKDIYILYSAIHFKDSNHGTEGYFLIKNQLLGIQAKISTIWNTFFWILPVIMLVCYLVIRFVTRQLSSSVESMVRTAEAVGQGNYKRRIRSLPDKEFLRLANSINWMAERIGEHVGTITSQKNKLQAVLNGMWDGVMVMDSDCRIQSVNRALVEIISGIENCIGRSPLEVIPCPQLQDACDSVVAMEGPDALNVNLELSSGRVYEVNIVRSPHTSDPGQGPGAIAVFHDISEIKRLETVRKDFVANVSHELRTPLTSIKGYAETLLSTPAPPVKLRKTFLRTIEKNADHMCKIVDDLLNLSRIESNSTQDGFVDMDPAEAVSQAWQACSSLAEKRHVNMVSTIEAGAFRVFANSDQMIQLFRNLFENGIKYGPENEAVAVSYLIDGNDLKFIVQDKGPGIPAADQSRIFERFYSVEKFRRNEFGSTGLGLAIARHIVRNHGGDIKVQSPPEGYSHGTAFIFSLPYKPARKTM; encoded by the coding sequence ATGATCAGTGAAGTTAATTATTCAATTAAAAGCAAACTTTTTATTGTAGTATGTTTGGTTGCGATGATTTGTGTAACACTTCCGCTCGGGCTGTCATATTATCATTTAAAAGCAGATCTTATGGGCGATGCTCGTCAAAGCGCCCAGCAAAGTCTTGAACTGGCGCAAAGGCTTTACCGCAAGACTGGTAATATAAATGCCAGTGACCGCATCAGCGAAGTCTCACATCTGATAGGTGAAGAGATCGCGTTTTTTTCCGCAGACGGTAAAACTATTTCAGGGGCTTCGTGGGTTAATCCCAAATGGGACGTATTAACCAGAGAGGAAGTGAGAGGGGCAAAGTCAGATGGTATCGGCTTTCATATAAGCTTTGATTCAACCAAAGATATTTATATTCTTTATTCGGCAATACATTTTAAAGACAGCAATCACGGTACCGAAGGATATTTTTTAATCAAAAATCAACTCCTTGGGATACAAGCGAAGATTTCGACAATTTGGAATACTTTTTTCTGGATACTTCCCGTAATTATGCTTGTCTGCTATCTGGTTATCCGGTTTGTAACCCGTCAATTATCATCTTCTGTTGAATCCATGGTTAGAACTGCTGAAGCTGTAGGACAGGGCAATTATAAGCGGAGAATAAGGTCATTACCTGATAAAGAATTTTTGCGACTTGCAAATTCAATTAATTGGATGGCTGAAAGAATCGGTGAACATGTTGGAACCATAACCAGCCAGAAAAATAAATTGCAAGCAGTGCTGAACGGTATGTGGGACGGGGTAATGGTAATGGATTCTGATTGTCGTATCCAAAGCGTTAACCGAGCATTAGTCGAAATTATTTCTGGAATTGAAAATTGTATTGGTCGTAGTCCTCTTGAAGTTATTCCTTGTCCGCAGTTACAGGATGCTTGCGACTCCGTTGTCGCAATGGAAGGGCCTGATGCTCTTAACGTAAATCTGGAGCTATCATCAGGACGTGTTTACGAAGTTAATATTGTTCGTTCGCCGCATACATCCGACCCTGGACAAGGGCCGGGAGCAATCGCAGTGTTTCATGATATAAGTGAAATTAAACGCCTTGAAACTGTCCGTAAAGATTTTGTCGCTAATGTATCGCATGAACTTAGAACTCCGCTCACATCTATCAAGGGATATGCAGAGACTTTGCTTTCCACTCCAGCTCCACCTGTAAAATTACGGAAAACATTTTTAAGAACTATAGAGAAGAATGCTGACCACATGTGTAAGATTGTGGATGACCTTTTGAATCTGTCCCGTATTGAAAGTAACTCTACCCAAGATGGATTTGTAGATATGGATCCGGCAGAAGCTGTTTCGCAGGCATGGCAAGCATGCTCCAGTTTGGCTGAAAAGAGACATGTGAATATGGTTAGTACTATAGAAGCAGGAGCTTTCAGGGTTTTTGCCAACTCTGATCAAATGATTCAGCTTTTTAGGAATCTTTTTGAAAACGGCATCAAGTACGGACCGGAGAATGAAGCTGTAGCTGTGAGCTATTTGATAGATGGCAATGATCTGAAGTTTATTGTTCAGGATAAAGGTCCGGGAATTCCGGCCGCGGACCAATCCCGTATTTTTGAACGATTTTATTCTGTAGAGAAATTTCGGCGCAATGAATTCGGTAGTACAGGGCTTGGGCTTGCTATTGCAAGGCATATAGTTCGTAATCATGGCGGGGATATTAAAGTGCAAAGCCCGCCCGAAGGTTACAGCCACGGTACAGCGTTTATTTTTAGCCTTCCGTATAAGCCTGCAAGAAAAACGATGTAA
- a CDS encoding SPOR domain-containing protein — MATRKKMTGSDSSQEKKYNFSFTMAEVIGLCAGCVGALCAFFILGILLGRGYQPENDVPELAMMMPTQSANSSGEVKGGILKPEELQYMDNLKIKPETSVKPETKSAKKEVKAKPKAKVVPKPSAVKKDVATAAPESPVEIDNPAEVAPPVYDYLYQVASFGAESKANEFSDKLITDGLDSSVQAGKSGNKTWYRVVVRHIGSAKSTQSMRNVLAKYGIKKPMLKSKKVVK, encoded by the coding sequence GTGGCTACCCGAAAAAAAATGACTGGTTCAGATTCATCACAGGAAAAAAAATATAATTTCTCCTTTACTATGGCAGAAGTCATTGGGCTTTGTGCCGGATGCGTTGGAGCCTTATGTGCTTTTTTTATACTCGGTATCCTGCTCGGTAGAGGGTATCAACCGGAAAACGATGTGCCGGAACTGGCAATGATGATGCCTACCCAGTCCGCGAATAGCTCCGGAGAAGTGAAAGGCGGTATACTGAAACCGGAAGAGTTACAGTATATGGATAACCTTAAGATAAAACCGGAAACGTCTGTTAAACCGGAAACAAAAAGCGCTAAAAAAGAAGTTAAAGCAAAGCCTAAAGCCAAAGTTGTACCAAAACCTTCTGCGGTTAAAAAAGACGTTGCTACCGCAGCTCCTGAATCTCCGGTGGAAATAGATAATCCTGCAGAGGTTGCTCCTCCAGTATACGACTATCTGTATCAGGTCGCATCTTTCGGAGCTGAAAGCAAAGCCAATGAGTTCAGCGATAAACTTATTACCGACGGACTAGATTCATCTGTTCAAGCAGGTAAAAGCGGAAACAAAACGTGGTATAGAGTTGTCGTCAGACACATCGGATCAGCTAAAAGCACTCAAAGCATGCGAAACGTTCTGGCAAAATACGGCATAAAAAAACCAATGTTAAAGAGCAAGAAAGTAGTTAAATAA
- the argS gene encoding arginine--tRNA ligase: MKAKLHLQNVLSSILESKGWEWPEKAVLEPPRDKNFGDMSANIAMMLSKQAKMNPRAIAEEIKNELTNDPYIEKVDIAGPGFLNFTFSNSFWQNLIPEVLEKGTDFGRSEIGKGLKVQVEYVSANPTGPLHIGHGRGAALGDCLVRILEFTGHDVEAEYYVNDAGRQMLILGNSIWVRLQQSEGRDVADPEDFYKGEYIIDIAKEVLNLNPTILEMDETDSIAICRKYGMNQILEGIKKDLAAFDVRHDVWFSEASLVSVGKVEETFADLKARDMAYEKDGALWFKSTDLGDDKDRVLRKSNGDLTYFASDIAYHDDKYKRGFDKVVDIWGADHHGYIPRMQAAVEALGKKGHLEVILVQLVNLLRGGEQIAMSTRAGKFETLADVVNEVGRDAARFMFLSRKSDSHLDFDLDLVKQKTMDNPVYYVQYAHARICSVIRKAADEGIEVGSPDQNLLSHLNNTEELGLLKLLDQFNDVVENAGEYMSPHTISYYLRDLASALHRFYSMHHILSAEKEIIAARLLLLKAVAKTLANGLSLLGVSAPEKM, from the coding sequence ATGAAAGCTAAACTTCACCTTCAAAACGTCTTAAGTTCTATTCTTGAAAGCAAGGGCTGGGAATGGCCGGAAAAAGCTGTCCTTGAACCACCTAGAGATAAAAACTTCGGTGACATGTCCGCAAATATTGCCATGATGCTTTCCAAGCAGGCAAAAATGAATCCACGCGCCATAGCCGAGGAAATTAAGAACGAGCTGACCAATGATCCATATATTGAAAAAGTCGATATCGCAGGACCAGGTTTCCTGAACTTTACCTTTTCCAACTCCTTCTGGCAGAATCTCATTCCTGAAGTTCTTGAAAAGGGTACTGATTTCGGTCGTTCCGAAATAGGCAAAGGCCTCAAAGTTCAGGTCGAATACGTATCTGCCAACCCAACAGGACCTCTGCACATCGGTCATGGACGCGGCGCCGCACTCGGTGATTGCCTTGTCCGTATTCTGGAATTTACCGGGCATGATGTTGAAGCAGAATATTACGTCAACGATGCAGGCCGTCAGATGCTTATCCTCGGTAATTCAATATGGGTAAGATTACAGCAATCCGAAGGACGCGACGTTGCTGATCCTGAAGATTTTTATAAAGGCGAATATATCATTGATATCGCCAAAGAAGTGCTGAACCTCAATCCTACCATTCTTGAAATGGACGAAACTGATTCAATAGCAATCTGCCGTAAGTATGGGATGAACCAGATTCTTGAAGGTATTAAAAAAGACCTCGCAGCTTTTGATGTACGCCATGACGTTTGGTTTTCTGAAGCAAGCCTTGTTTCAGTAGGCAAAGTGGAAGAAACTTTTGCAGACCTCAAAGCAAGAGACATGGCCTACGAAAAAGACGGAGCTCTCTGGTTCAAGAGTACCGACCTTGGTGACGATAAAGACCGCGTACTCCGTAAATCAAATGGTGACCTGACATATTTCGCATCTGATATCGCCTACCATGACGATAAATACAAACGCGGTTTCGACAAAGTCGTCGACATATGGGGCGCAGACCATCACGGTTACATTCCCCGCATGCAGGCTGCTGTTGAAGCTCTCGGCAAAAAGGGACATCTCGAAGTTATCCTTGTGCAGCTTGTTAATCTGCTGCGCGGCGGAGAACAAATTGCCATGTCCACCCGTGCCGGTAAATTTGAAACACTTGCAGACGTGGTTAATGAAGTTGGCCGCGATGCCGCCCGCTTCATGTTTCTGTCTCGCAAAAGCGACAGTCATCTCGACTTTGACCTTGATCTGGTCAAACAGAAAACCATGGATAATCCAGTCTATTATGTACAATACGCTCATGCGCGTATATGCTCAGTAATTCGCAAGGCTGCTGATGAAGGAATCGAGGTAGGCTCACCCGACCAAAACCTCCTCAGCCACCTTAATAATACTGAAGAACTGGGCCTGTTAAAACTTCTGGATCAGTTTAATGATGTAGTGGAAAATGCAGGTGAATACATGAGCCCGCATACCATCAGTTATTACCTGAGAGATCTTGCCAGTGCTCTGCATAGATTTTACTCAATGCATCATATCCTTTCCGCAGAGAAAGAAATTATCGCGGCAAGACTGCTCCTGCTCAAAGCTGTAGCAAAAACACTTGCGAATGGTTTGAGCCTGCTTGGAGTTTCCGCACCTGAAAAAATGTAA
- a CDS encoding YitT family protein: MDPVINRFQKMSYSIQWNIALLTLGSFLTALAIKGVIIANAFLPSGISGLGLLMYYILPAVSPGMWIFLLNIPVFLIGWFFISRSFFLYSLYGMLTLSGFVEILPWTVSFNDKWLAVLAGGVVLGLGSGIALRSLGSTGGIGILQIFFREKLGIKAGQFSMGFNVVVLGVGTIWLSLNDVLYSLAMIYVSAAVIDVVQRLFNQRKMVLIITSFPEDVSGAIMKKHGRGTTLINARGGYTGQERTVVLTVVDSFRLKRLEATIYNIDPAAFVIIESTFSVLGKGFSVPR; the protein is encoded by the coding sequence TTGGATCCAGTTATAAATCGTTTTCAAAAAATGAGCTATTCAATTCAATGGAATATCGCGCTCTTAACTTTGGGTTCTTTTTTAACAGCTCTTGCGATCAAGGGCGTAATTATTGCGAATGCTTTTTTACCCAGCGGGATTTCTGGGCTTGGGCTTTTAATGTATTATATTTTGCCGGCAGTGTCTCCGGGTATGTGGATTTTTCTGCTGAATATTCCTGTGTTTCTAATTGGCTGGTTTTTTATAAGCCGTTCGTTTTTTTTGTATAGTCTTTACGGAATGCTGACTCTGAGTGGATTTGTAGAAATTTTACCATGGACGGTCAGCTTTAATGACAAATGGCTGGCGGTTCTTGCTGGTGGGGTGGTGCTTGGGCTTGGTTCAGGTATCGCATTGCGTTCACTGGGGTCCACTGGTGGAATAGGCATATTGCAGATTTTCTTTCGTGAGAAACTCGGTATTAAGGCCGGACAATTTTCCATGGGTTTTAATGTTGTTGTCCTTGGAGTCGGAACTATTTGGCTAAGCTTAAACGATGTGCTTTACTCTCTGGCAATGATTTATGTCTCTGCGGCAGTAATTGATGTCGTTCAGAGGTTGTTTAATCAGCGTAAAATGGTGCTGATAATTACGTCATTTCCAGAGGATGTTTCCGGTGCAATTATGAAAAAACATGGCCGCGGCACGACTTTGATCAATGCTCGCGGAGGCTATACCGGACAGGAACGCACTGTTGTGTTGACCGTTGTGGATTCTTTCAGACTTAAAAGGCTTGAGGCAACAATTTACAATATTGATCCTGCCGCCTTTGTAATAATTGAATCAACTTTCAGCGTGCTCGGAAAGGGCTTTTCCGTGCCGAGGTAG
- a CDS encoding SAM-dependent chlorinase/fluorinase has product MSRTIALLTDFGLDDPYVGQMKGVLAGKAPDSKVVDVSHGIAPFCISQASFFLASAIKHFPDDTVFVSVVDPGVGSGRRIIAAEFGGCVVVAPDNGIIELAEAYSNGPIIVTDLSEIANKIRSSSTFHGRDIFAPIAADIACGKSLESLGPKLPLRDIVRIGLKKPLWMENGVETIVLHNDRFGNLVLNIPASQIMPERMSILCKNLTADVGTGDVKRVSCYAELESGVLGLIVGSQGFYELALCQGSAAEKLHFGPGDSIVLKWGSV; this is encoded by the coding sequence ATGAGCAGAACCATCGCACTTTTAACTGATTTTGGGCTGGATGATCCATATGTAGGTCAGATGAAGGGTGTACTTGCAGGTAAGGCTCCTGATTCCAAGGTCGTTGATGTCAGTCATGGTATTGCGCCTTTTTGTATTTCGCAGGCTTCTTTCTTTTTAGCCTCCGCTATAAAGCATTTTCCAGATGATACTGTTTTCGTCAGCGTGGTTGATCCAGGAGTCGGGAGCGGACGTAGAATAATTGCGGCAGAATTTGGCGGATGCGTTGTTGTTGCGCCTGATAACGGCATTATTGAACTTGCCGAGGCTTACTCAAACGGGCCGATAATTGTTACGGATCTTAGCGAAATTGCAAATAAGATACGAAGTTCCTCCACATTTCACGGGCGGGATATTTTTGCGCCGATTGCAGCTGATATAGCCTGCGGAAAATCTCTTGAATCACTCGGACCTAAACTGCCGCTTCGTGACATAGTGAGGATAGGACTTAAGAAACCGTTGTGGATGGAAAATGGAGTTGAAACAATTGTTCTGCATAATGACAGGTTCGGGAATTTGGTGCTGAATATTCCTGCCAGTCAGATTATGCCTGAGCGAATGTCTATATTATGTAAAAATCTAACTGCCGACGTTGGTACAGGGGATGTCAAGAGAGTCTCTTGTTATGCTGAACTTGAATCAGGAGTTCTTGGCTTGATTGTCGGAAGTCAGGGATTTTATGAACTGGCTTTGTGTCAGGGGTCTGCGGCGGAAAAACTTCATTTCGGCCCGGGAGATTCTATTGTGCTTAAGTGGGGCAGTGTATGA
- a CDS encoding adenosylcobinamide-GDP ribazoletransferase — MISSFFRDFLMTLGFMTRLGPILDIEPEELGRTVKWFPLSGLILGAVIAFPFYLGLFAGKFWIQAWLTVVASIYFTRGLHFDGIADIADGAGPYPDKQRFWRIIKDSCCGVFGVLALTIAFTGQLICFYYIYEANKLGVVLWVFVVGRLGNTLMCMLGKSIARPGQGSLFMRGADSFSIVFAFVTTVATGMLVVDFKVQVLTYFLAAACLLFLYRLAKKMNGANGDFLGAAVVLSELAVLLAFVACY; from the coding sequence ATGATAAGCAGTTTTTTTCGTGATTTTTTGATGACTCTGGGCTTTATGACAAGACTCGGTCCTATACTTGATATTGAGCCGGAAGAACTTGGAAGAACTGTTAAATGGTTCCCTTTAAGCGGGCTTATCTTAGGGGCTGTGATCGCTTTTCCTTTTTATTTGGGATTGTTTGCGGGAAAGTTCTGGATTCAGGCGTGGCTTACGGTTGTGGCTTCAATTTATTTTACACGAGGACTGCACTTTGACGGTATTGCGGATATTGCGGACGGTGCAGGGCCTTATCCTGATAAGCAGAGATTCTGGAGAATTATAAAAGACAGCTGTTGTGGTGTCTTTGGCGTTCTTGCTTTGACTATTGCATTTACAGGTCAGCTCATATGTTTTTATTATATATATGAAGCAAATAAGTTAGGAGTTGTTCTTTGGGTTTTTGTTGTTGGAAGACTTGGGAATACTTTAATGTGTATGCTCGGTAAATCTATAGCAAGACCAGGGCAAGGTTCACTTTTTATGCGCGGGGCAGATTCCTTTTCTATTGTCTTTGCGTTTGTTACAACAGTTGCAACAGGAATGTTAGTTGTTGATTTTAAGGTTCAGGTTTTAACTTATTTTCTTGCTGCAGCATGCCTCTTATTTTTATATAGACTGGCTAAAAAGATGAACGGAGCAAATGGAGATTTTTTAGGCGCGGCTGTTGTTCTTTCTGAACTGGCTGTTTTGCTTGCCTTTGTTGCTTGTTATTAG
- a CDS encoding HAMP domain-containing sensor histidine kinase produces the protein MNDLPTLNKLGEELDLLKQLSERGEIKKASVKAQSIFENYAAMRDMFLRQEDELFAANEALDESEDKIEQLEKKLKEALTSYDYDFGLFRRFCRALDYVNKLKDLSDLPDMLKRITEELGVHRISIVLDRKLCEGLPDSGIPLFFLKGCARFIDATLRKADNRIFIGPISRMMRPDIFFGDPAMTSGSGGSCFAFGLMDKYRPDEMIGLLSIYDPSVSRFNTDMGTDFLENFCSSIASTIIDVINHKKAILLREDVNRITHHDLKTPLNAVINLPHLLLADEDNLEKREMIKGIQDSGYRMLGLINRSYDLYKMESGNYMIDPENVDLIKILQRVEFDLMDLIESKKSALEIIVNKEKWNGKDGFYFKGEELLLFSMLANLIKNGFEATPDGKNVTVSLSEEKDFLISIHNYGTVPASIQKTFFEKYSTDGKIGGTGLGTYSARLIAKVHGGEINMTSSDAEGTRVTLKILSKSLLHFA, from the coding sequence ATGAATGACTTGCCAACGCTTAATAAGTTAGGAGAAGAGCTTGATCTGCTAAAACAGCTTTCTGAGCGTGGCGAAATTAAAAAAGCCTCAGTTAAGGCTCAGTCAATTTTTGAAAATTATGCAGCCATGCGTGATATGTTTTTGCGTCAGGAAGACGAGTTGTTTGCTGCAAATGAAGCTCTTGATGAGAGCGAAGATAAAATAGAACAGCTTGAAAAAAAATTGAAGGAAGCTCTTACTTCCTACGATTATGATTTTGGATTATTTCGCAGATTTTGTCGCGCTTTGGATTATGTAAATAAGCTGAAAGATCTTTCTGATCTTCCTGATATGCTAAAGAGGATTACTGAAGAGCTTGGAGTCCACAGAATTTCAATTGTTCTGGATCGTAAACTTTGCGAAGGGTTGCCGGATTCAGGAATTCCGTTATTTTTCTTGAAAGGATGTGCCCGTTTTATTGATGCGACATTACGAAAAGCAGATAACAGAATTTTTATAGGTCCTATTTCACGTATGATGCGCCCGGATATTTTCTTCGGTGATCCTGCAATGACTTCGGGCAGCGGCGGTTCATGCTTTGCTTTCGGCCTGATGGATAAATATAGGCCTGATGAAATGATCGGACTTCTTTCAATTTATGATCCTTCTGTCAGCAGATTCAACACTGATATGGGAACTGATTTTCTGGAAAATTTCTGTAGTTCTATAGCATCCACAATAATAGACGTAATTAATCATAAGAAGGCAATACTTCTAAGAGAAGATGTTAATAGAATAACCCATCATGACCTTAAGACTCCGCTTAATGCAGTAATAAACTTACCTCATTTACTACTTGCTGATGAAGATAATCTTGAAAAAAGAGAAATGATAAAGGGTATACAAGATTCTGGATATCGTATGCTGGGTCTTATCAATAGATCTTACGATCTATATAAGATGGAGTCAGGAAATTATATGATTGATCCTGAGAATGTTGATTTAATAAAGATTTTACAGCGTGTAGAGTTTGATCTTATGGATTTGATTGAGAGTAAAAAGTCTGCTTTGGAAATTATTGTGAATAAAGAAAAGTGGAATGGTAAAGACGGTTTTTATTTTAAGGGTGAAGAGCTGCTTTTGTTCTCAATGCTGGCGAACCTTATAAAAAACGGATTCGAAGCTACTCCTGACGGTAAAAATGTAACTGTTTCCCTTTCCGAAGAAAAAGATTTTTTAATTTCAATTCATAATTACGGAACAGTTCCAGCTTCAATACAGAAAACTTTTTTTGAAAAATATTCAACAGACGGCAAAATAGGCGGAACAGGTCTTGGAACCTATTCAGCCCGTCTTATTGCTAAAGTTCATGGAGGAGAAATTAATATGACCTCCTCGGATGCAGAAGGGACTCGTGTTACTTTGAAAATTTTATCTAAGTCTCTTCTTCATTTTGCATAG
- a CDS encoding methyl-accepting chemotaxis protein, producing the protein MLKRLLSSLVLVIALQMIAIALKHYTLISLLIQAIAILILIAVGFLVVKKIINPIKLLTAEVKEISDGNFNPKNTHNYMSELGDLSYEIDKLNNILNEKVGMNESMLSSIMTPMIVVGKDGNIIWLNESILKLLEIDAEPAEFIGTDFSIFFYGTKQETVSEKSLKQQKQLFSKTQVTSRKGNIKYISVASSPIFDNRNTLIGGFTTIMDFTNIKTKEDFITAQNEKIAKGVSDASQISEQLAKASETIKAEVNISSEGTREQRFMTEEVSSAMEQMNITITDVSKNANDTAQMARQTQTTAKNGTKLVSDVINVMNNVTKNAQNLKNEMTTLETHSNGISSIMQTISDIADQTNLLALNAAIEAARAGEAGRGFSVVADEIRKLAEKTMVATRDVGSFITSIQSSSSQSTEATTETLFSIEEAAKICDEAGEALEQILGFSQNTADQVDNIAAAAEQQSIATEEVNNALDEVNKIATKTAESMNKAAESVSDLATLATELDQNMNAMQNEEET; encoded by the coding sequence ATGCTTAAACGGTTACTATCAAGTCTTGTTTTAGTTATCGCGCTTCAGATGATTGCAATAGCCCTTAAGCACTACACTCTGATATCTCTATTAATACAAGCCATTGCTATTTTGATCCTTATTGCAGTTGGATTCCTTGTCGTGAAAAAGATAATTAATCCGATCAAACTTCTTACCGCTGAAGTTAAAGAAATTTCAGATGGAAATTTTAATCCTAAAAATACTCATAATTATATGTCTGAACTTGGAGATTTGTCTTATGAAATAGATAAACTCAATAATATACTGAACGAAAAAGTTGGAATGAATGAATCCATGCTTTCCAGCATTATGACCCCAATGATTGTTGTTGGAAAAGACGGAAATATTATCTGGCTCAACGAAAGCATTCTAAAGTTGTTGGAAATAGATGCTGAGCCAGCTGAATTTATAGGTACTGATTTTTCAATCTTCTTTTACGGTACTAAGCAGGAGACTGTTTCAGAAAAAAGCCTCAAACAACAGAAACAACTATTTTCAAAAACACAGGTAACAAGCCGCAAAGGAAATATTAAATACATATCAGTTGCTTCCTCGCCTATATTTGATAACCGTAATACTCTTATCGGTGGTTTCACCACTATTATGGATTTCACCAATATAAAAACGAAAGAAGATTTTATCACTGCTCAAAACGAAAAAATTGCAAAAGGGGTGTCTGATGCAAGCCAAATATCAGAGCAGCTTGCCAAAGCCTCGGAAACAATCAAAGCAGAAGTAAATATTTCTAGTGAAGGTACGCGTGAACAACGTTTCATGACTGAGGAAGTCTCGTCCGCCATGGAACAGATGAATATTACAATTACTGATGTTTCAAAAAATGCAAACGACACAGCGCAGATGGCCAGACAAACTCAAACAACTGCAAAAAATGGAACCAAGCTTGTCAGTGACGTTATCAATGTCATGAATAATGTAACTAAAAATGCACAAAATTTAAAAAATGAAATGACCACTCTTGAAACTCACAGCAACGGAATATCCTCCATTATGCAAACCATTTCCGATATTGCGGATCAAACAAACCTGTTGGCGCTTAATGCGGCTATTGAAGCTGCACGCGCAGGAGAAGCCGGACGCGGTTTTTCAGTAGTTGCAGATGAAATCAGAAAACTTGCTGAAAAAACTATGGTAGCAACAAGAGATGTTGGAAGTTTCATAACATCCATTCAATCCAGTTCCAGTCAAAGCACTGAAGCTACGACTGAAACTTTGTTCAGCATAGAAGAAGCGGCAAAGATTTGCGACGAGGCAGGAGAAGCTTTAGAGCAGATACTAGGATTTTCTCAAAATACAGCAGATCAGGTTGACAACATTGCAGCGGCAGCTGAGCAGCAATCAATAGCGACCGAAGAAGTAAACAACGCACTTGATGAAGTAAATAAAATTGCAACAAAAACAGCAGAGTCAATGAATAAAGCGGCTGAATCTGTCTCTGACTTAGCAACTTTAGCCACTGAGCTGGACCAAAATATGAATGCTATGCAAAATGAAGAAGAGACTTAG